The stretch of DNA CAATCCTCTATGCTGTGGGGCTGGATTTCTTAGGTCTGGGCCCAACCGCAGGCATTTCCCTTGGTCTGATGCTGCAGCAGGCAACACTATGGAATGCTGTGCAGCTAGGTCAGTGGTGGTGGGCGATTCCTCCCGGGTTGATTATAGCGTTGCTTCTGGTGTCGCTCTTCCTCATAAACACTGGCCTAGACGAGGTGTTCAACCCCCGTCTAAGGAGGTGATTTGCGTGAGTCTGCTTAACGTCGAAAACCTGAGAGTCTACTACGAGACCGACAGAGGATATGTTAAGGCAGTGGACAACGTTTCCTTTGAGGTCCGCGAAGGCGAGGTCTTCGGCATAGCCGGAGAAAGCGGATGCGGTAAAAGCACGCTTGTCCAGTCCCTAGTGCTGTTGAAGCCACCGCTTAAACACATCTCTGGGGACGCCTTGCTTAATGGCCTCAGCCTGTTCAAGTCCGATATAAAAACCCTTGAGAAGATAAGGATGAAGGAAATTTCAATTATTCCGCAGTACGCCCTCAATGCGCTGAACCCTACCCGCAAGGTTAGGGACATTGTCGTGGACATTATTAGGAGCAAAGGGTACCCGTTATCCGAGAGGGAGGTTGAGGAGCTACTGGAGCAGAGGCTCTCCATGGTTATGCTGAGCAAGCGGGTGAAAGACATGTACCCGATCGAGCTCTCCGGAGGGATGAGGCAGAGGGTGAGCCTTGTTATTTCGACCCTCCTCAACCCCAAGCTCTTGATCGCCGACGAGATAACCTCTGCTTTAGACGTTTCAACCCAGAGGAGAATCCTCGAGCTACTACAAGACTTCATGAAGACGGGAATCGTGAAGTCGCTGATCTTCGTCACTCACGACCTCGCGTCCCTGTACCAGATCGCTGACAGAATCATGATAATGTACGCGGGGAAGGTTGTCGAACTGGGACCCATTGACGAGATCATAAACAACCCCGCTCACCCCTACACCCGCGCGCTTATCTCCTCAGTACCCAAGCTCGGCGCCTCGTATAAGACTGGGAGGCTGAGCGGGCTCAAAGGGCACCCGCCCAGCCTACTCAACCCGCCTACTGGTTGCCGCTTTCACCCCAGATGCCCCTACGCGGCTAGAAGGTGCGTGAATGAGGAACCCCCCATGGTGAAGGTGGGAGAGGAGCATTACGTGTCCTGCTGGCTGTACGCGGGTGGTGTATAGTGAGCGAGAGAATCGTGGAATTGGTTAATGTCAGCAAGGTTTTCAGGCTGGGTTTCCTGGGAAGGACGACCATTCCAGCCGTTACAGGTCTAACGATGTGGGTCAACAAGAGAGAAATCTACTCACTGGTTGGGGAGAGTGGTAGCGGCAAGACGACTGTCGCCAAGATGATACTCGGCTTTTACAAGCCCACTGAGGGCAAGGTGCTTATTGACGGTGTTGACGTGAACTCGCTCAAGGATAGTAAGTGGCTTTACCGTAAGGTTCAAGGCGTTTTCCAGGACCCCTACGCGAGCTTCAATCCCGTTCGACCCGTGGACAGGATACTACGTGTAACCGCGGGATTCTTCCACAGTAATAGGAGCGAGGCGGACCGGTTGACGCTTATCCGGCAGACGCTAGAGCGGGTAGGCCTTTCACCGAGCGATGTTCTCGGCAAGTACCCCCACCAGTTAAGCGGCGGACAGTTGCAGAGGGTTGCCATTGCTCGTGCGCTATTAGCTGAACCAGAACTAATAGTCGCTGATGAACCGGTATCAATGCTCGACGCCTCAACTAGGATTGACGTCCTGAACATCTTCCTAGATCTCAAGGATGAGGGCATCTCAGTTCTCCTTATCGGCCACGATATTTCGCTCGCCAACTACGTCAGCGACAGGGTTGGCGTCATGTACCGAGGTGTTCTAGTTGAGGAGGGAGAGGCTACTCAAGTGTTCAACAATCCACTGCACCCATATACGCAGATGCTTGTCTCCTCTGTCCCAAGGATAGACAAAAAGTGGGAAAAGGCCTCAGCCTTCATCCCGGAGAAGAGCGAGGAGGAAGTCTACGCGCTAAAGGGTTGCAAGTTCGCCCTCAGGTGTCCCTTCGCCACCGAGAGGTGCAAAACCGAGCAGCCCAAGCTGATTGAGGTTGACGGTAGGAGAGTCGCCTGCTGGAGGCTTGAGTAGAATGAGTGCGAAAAAAGCTATCTTGTTGTTTGCAATCGCGCTGGCCTTTACAACTGCTGTCTATTTCCTCGTCTTTCATGTCGGCCGCGAGAAGGCCCCTCGGGAAAGCACAAAGCAAATCAACTACCAGAACGCGACAACAACCCCTGGGGCAGGTGGAGAGGGTAAAGAAGCCGGGCCGCCAGGACAACCACCCGGCCCGTCAAACGCCACCGGGAGCGTGTCCCCCTCCGCCGGGGCTGCTTCAGCCGCCTCGGTGAGCGTAAACTACGTGGTTCGGGAAGGCGAGATATACGAGGTGAACGTGACCACCGGCGCGTCTAGGAGGTTGCGGTTATTCGGGGTCAACTGGTTCGGCTTCGAGACTAGGAGCTACGTGGTTCACGGATTGTGGGCTCGAAACTGGGAGGACATGCTCAGGCAGATAAAGAGCCTCGGCTTCAACGCCGTACGCCTCCCATTCTGCACCTACGCTGTTGAAAACCGCACTTTCCCGACGAGCATAAACTACAACCTGAACCCGGACCTCAGAGGGCTCACGTCCGTCGAGATCATGGAGAAGATCGTGGCCAAGGCGAACGAGCTCGGAATCTACGTTCTCCTAGACTACCACAGGCTAGGCTGCGACAACATCGAGCCCCTCTGGTACTCTGACCAGGTCACCGAGGAGAAATTCATCGAAACGTGGCTGAGCGTCGCGAGGAGGTTCTCCAAGTACCCCAACGTCATCGGGGCAGACATCAGGAACGAGCCCTGGGGGGCAACCTGGTGCACCGGCGACCCGGCGACGGACTGGCGCCTCGCCGTGGAGAAGGTGGGGTCGAAGATCCTCGAGGTAGCACCCCACTGGCTCATATTCGTCGAGGGAACCTACAAGTCGAAGCCCGAGATCGACTCGAAGGCCCTGTATCCATACTCGCTTTTCTGGGGCGAGAACCTGCGAGCCGTCAGGGAGTGTCCCGTCCGGTTACCCCCAGAGAAGGTCGTGTACACGGCCCACGTCTACGGCCCCGACGTCGCCAAGCAACCGTACTTCGACGACCCAGCCTTCCCGGAGAACATGCCTGCCATTTGGATGCAGAACTTCGGCTACGTTAAGCTGAACCTCAGCCTCCCACTCGTCATAGGGGAGTTCGGCGGAAGGTACGGGCACGGGGGAGACCCAAGGGACAAGGCGTGGCAGGACAAGTTCGTGGACTGGCTCATTCAGAACCGGATATGCGACTTCTTCTACTGGAGCTGGAACCCCAACAGCGGCGACACCGGTGGGCTACTCCAGGACGACTGGACGAGCATCTGGGCCGACAAGTACCAAAACCTGCAGAGACTGATGCAAGCCTGTAAACCTTAGCCTATAAACTCCCTCAAGCTTTATTACCCCTTAGTTCTCTCCTCTATGCGTGGAGCTCATCTGGGACAGAGGCACTATACTCCTCGACGAGACGCCGCCCCCGGAAGCCCTGAAGTTCTTCAGGCTCGACCAGAGGGTGGGGAAGTACAGGGCCCTCGCGATCCACTACTCCGCCGTCAGGAGGGTGCTCGAGGAGAAGGGGGTTGTCTTCGAGGACCGCGTGCTGCGGCCCGCCTGCAGGGAAGTGAAGGCGAAGGTGAAGCCCGAGCTGAGGCACTACCAGCGTCAGGCCCTGGAGGCGTGGCTCCACGCTAAGCGGGGCGTCGTGGTCATGCCCACCGGCGCGGGGAAAACCTTCGTCGCGATCGCCGCTATAGCTGAGGTCTCGGAGCCGGCCATGGTGGTGGTCCCCACGGTGGAGCTGGTGGAGCAGTGGCGGAGGAGGCTCAGCAGGTACTTCCCCGGGGCTGTGGGCGCCTGGTACGGCCAGGAGAAGGAGGAGAACTGCGTCCTCGTCACCACCTACGACTCGGCCTACATCTCCGTCGAGCAGCTGGGGCCGAAGTACCCGCTACTCGTCTTCGATGAGGTCCACCACCTCCCATCGGAGTCCTACAGGCAGATAGCGGAGCTCTCGCCTGCTCCCTATAGGCTCGGGCTCACCGCGACCCCGGAGCGAGCCGACAACCTCCACCTCCTCCTGGACGAGCTGGTGGGCCCAGTGGTGTACGAGATGAGCGTCTCCGAGGCCTCCGGCAGGTACCTAGCGGAGTTCGAGGTCGAGCTCGTGAAGGTGAGGCTAAGCGAGGAGGAGGAAGCAGAGTACCGGCGGCTCGAGAAAGTCTACCTTGACTACGTGAGGGGGAAGGGGCTCAGGTTCAGGAGCCCCGCAGAATTCCGGAAGCTCGTGGTGCTGAGCGGGCGCGACCCCAGGGCGAGGAGGGCACTGGAGGCGTGGGTGAAGATGAGGAGTATTCTCTTCAACTCGGAGAGTAAGGTCCAGGTGGTGGGGGAGATCCTCTCCAAGCACCGCGACGGCAGGATCCTCATCTTCACCGAGTACACCTCGCTGGCCAGGGCCGTCTCAGAGAGGTACCTGATCCCCCTGATAACCCACGATACTAGCGGCGACGAGAGGAGGAGGGTGCTCGAGGGCTTCAGGTCGGGGGTGTTCAAGGCTATCGTAACAGGCAAGGTCCTCGACGAGGGGATCGACGTGCCGGACGTGAACGTCGTGGTGATACTCGGGGGCACCTCTTCGAGGAGGCAGTTCGTCCAGCGGGTTGGCCGAGCTCTCAGGCTCAAGCCGGAGAAAGCCAAGATCTACGAGGTCGTGACCGCTAGCACGCGGGAGGTCGCCGCCTCGAGGAGGAGGCGGAGGGGGCTGTAGTGCTGCCCGCAGAGCTGCTCAGGGTTTCCAGGAGAGGAGGCTTCGTCAGGCCGGTTTACCTCAACGACCCGGGGCCGGCGGAGTACGTTATCGACCTGTACAAGCCTGGGCTGAGGCTCAGGGAGGCTAGGGAGAGGCTCGCGGAGGCC from Infirmifilum sp. NZ encodes:
- a CDS encoding ABC transporter ATP-binding protein, yielding MSLLNVENLRVYYETDRGYVKAVDNVSFEVREGEVFGIAGESGCGKSTLVQSLVLLKPPLKHISGDALLNGLSLFKSDIKTLEKIRMKEISIIPQYALNALNPTRKVRDIVVDIIRSKGYPLSEREVEELLEQRLSMVMLSKRVKDMYPIELSGGMRQRVSLVISTLLNPKLLIADEITSALDVSTQRRILELLQDFMKTGIVKSLIFVTHDLASLYQIADRIMIMYAGKVVELGPIDEIINNPAHPYTRALISSVPKLGASYKTGRLSGLKGHPPSLLNPPTGCRFHPRCPYAARRCVNEEPPMVKVGEEHYVSCWLYAGGV
- a CDS encoding ABC transporter ATP-binding protein, giving the protein MSERIVELVNVSKVFRLGFLGRTTIPAVTGLTMWVNKREIYSLVGESGSGKTTVAKMILGFYKPTEGKVLIDGVDVNSLKDSKWLYRKVQGVFQDPYASFNPVRPVDRILRVTAGFFHSNRSEADRLTLIRQTLERVGLSPSDVLGKYPHQLSGGQLQRVAIARALLAEPELIVADEPVSMLDASTRIDVLNIFLDLKDEGISVLLIGHDISLANYVSDRVGVMYRGVLVEEGEATQVFNNPLHPYTQMLVSSVPRIDKKWEKASAFIPEKSEEEVYALKGCKFALRCPFATERCKTEQPKLIEVDGRRVACWRLE
- a CDS encoding glycoside hydrolase family 5 protein, whose translation is MSAKKAILLFAIALAFTTAVYFLVFHVGREKAPRESTKQINYQNATTTPGAGGEGKEAGPPGQPPGPSNATGSVSPSAGAASAASVSVNYVVREGEIYEVNVTTGASRRLRLFGVNWFGFETRSYVVHGLWARNWEDMLRQIKSLGFNAVRLPFCTYAVENRTFPTSINYNLNPDLRGLTSVEIMEKIVAKANELGIYVLLDYHRLGCDNIEPLWYSDQVTEEKFIETWLSVARRFSKYPNVIGADIRNEPWGATWCTGDPATDWRLAVEKVGSKILEVAPHWLIFVEGTYKSKPEIDSKALYPYSLFWGENLRAVRECPVRLPPEKVVYTAHVYGPDVAKQPYFDDPAFPENMPAIWMQNFGYVKLNLSLPLVIGEFGGRYGHGGDPRDKAWQDKFVDWLIQNRICDFFYWSWNPNSGDTGGLLQDDWTSIWADKYQNLQRLMQACKP
- a CDS encoding DEAD/DEAH box helicase, whose translation is MELIWDRGTILLDETPPPEALKFFRLDQRVGKYRALAIHYSAVRRVLEEKGVVFEDRVLRPACREVKAKVKPELRHYQRQALEAWLHAKRGVVVMPTGAGKTFVAIAAIAEVSEPAMVVVPTVELVEQWRRRLSRYFPGAVGAWYGQEKEENCVLVTTYDSAYISVEQLGPKYPLLVFDEVHHLPSESYRQIAELSPAPYRLGLTATPERADNLHLLLDELVGPVVYEMSVSEASGRYLAEFEVELVKVRLSEEEEAEYRRLEKVYLDYVRGKGLRFRSPAEFRKLVVLSGRDPRARRALEAWVKMRSILFNSESKVQVVGEILSKHRDGRILIFTEYTSLARAVSERYLIPLITHDTSGDERRRVLEGFRSGVFKAIVTGKVLDEGIDVPDVNVVVILGGTSSRRQFVQRVGRALRLKPEKAKIYEVVTASTREVAASRRRRRGL